A genome region from Tidjanibacter massiliensis includes the following:
- the lptC gene encoding LPS export ABC transporter periplasmic protein LptC gives MGFWSTFARCGTVFLIAGSALLSLSCKKEKARGNVNPETLITMQSEDLSMTVSKNGLKSYHFTTPLMQQYGLAAEPYTKYPDGVFVQTFQDSTEVVESTLRADEAINYEKRDLWMASGHVVASGSGNTLYTEQLFWDAKTDRVYSNVRVKVVDKDGEHYGEGFESDKDLKSWMFRDYEGTIAVETAPNEEYDGAAGGPSDASAGEQTVPSGGRSGGNGYVPSRRQVLSPGWNPTQGGGTLRPVPALEEGDPGTENVFRPESGEEDERAE, from the coding sequence ATGGGCTTTTGGAGTACGTTTGCAAGGTGTGGGACGGTATTTCTCATTGCGGGAAGTGCTCTCTTGTCATTGTCGTGCAAAAAGGAGAAGGCGCGCGGAAATGTCAATCCGGAAACCCTGATTACCATGCAGAGTGAGGACCTCAGCATGACCGTGAGCAAAAACGGTCTGAAGTCCTACCATTTTACCACGCCGCTGATGCAGCAGTACGGCCTGGCGGCCGAACCCTATACGAAATATCCCGATGGGGTTTTCGTGCAGACCTTTCAGGATTCCACGGAGGTGGTCGAGTCTACGCTCCGTGCCGACGAGGCCATCAATTACGAGAAGCGCGACCTGTGGATGGCGAGCGGGCATGTGGTCGCTTCGGGTTCCGGCAATACGCTCTATACGGAGCAGTTGTTCTGGGATGCCAAGACCGACAGGGTCTATTCGAATGTACGGGTGAAGGTCGTCGATAAGGACGGAGAGCATTACGGGGAGGGTTTCGAGTCGGACAAGGACTTGAAATCATGGATGTTCCGTGATTATGAGGGGACGATAGCCGTGGAGACTGCCCCCAATGAAGAGTATGACGGTGCGGCAGGCGGCCCGTCGGACGCCTCTGCCGGAGAACAGACGGTTCCCTCCGGCGGCAGGAGCGGCGGGAACGGTTATGTTCCGAGCCGGCGGCAGGTGTTGTCTCCGGGGTGGAATCCGACCCAGGGAGGAGGAACACTGCGTCCGGTACCCGCTCTCGAAGAGGGCGACCCCGGTACGGAGAATGTCTTCCGGCCCGAATCCGGGGAGGAGGACGAACGTGCGGAGTAA
- a CDS encoding hemolysin family protein: MGSVIVIAVVSLLLSAFFSGMEIAFTSSNKLKLEIDRKQDGLFGRIADVFINNPGQYITTMLVGNNIVLVLYSLNMTVIIHALADMWGLRLGTGTWSVLLESLISTVIIIFVGEFTPKAIVKLRPNAYLRAFSVPLYFFYIVLYPIAKFATWLSFGLLRLFGIRVKDSDGIKSFEKVDLENLLEENTETQSEQENEIRIFQNALDFSDILVRDCMVPRVDVEAVDVESSIGEIYGRFIESQYSRIFVWDGSIDNIVGYVNIKSLFRNPASIRDIMIGVRYVPETMPAERLLEEFTKNKISVAVVIDEFGGTAGIISLEDVLEEIFGEIDDEHDTSDMVERQVAENEYVFSSRLEVKYLNEKYGLGIEESDEYETLAGYIISNENGIPPTGAEVSIGNKLIRILKSSSSRIELVKVRLL; the protein is encoded by the coding sequence ATGGGCTCGGTAATTGTCATAGCGGTGGTCTCGTTGCTGTTGTCGGCGTTCTTCTCCGGCATGGAGATAGCGTTCACCAGTTCCAACAAGCTCAAACTCGAGATAGACCGCAAACAGGACGGTCTGTTCGGCAGGATAGCCGACGTGTTCATCAACAACCCCGGTCAGTATATCACCACCATGCTGGTGGGGAACAACATCGTGTTGGTGCTCTATTCGCTCAACATGACGGTTATCATTCATGCACTGGCCGATATGTGGGGGCTGCGGCTCGGTACGGGAACCTGGTCGGTACTGCTCGAATCGCTGATATCCACCGTCATCATCATCTTCGTCGGGGAGTTCACTCCGAAGGCTATCGTCAAGTTGCGGCCCAATGCCTACCTCAGGGCTTTCTCCGTGCCGCTCTATTTCTTTTATATCGTGCTCTATCCGATTGCGAAGTTCGCTACCTGGCTGTCGTTCGGTCTGCTGCGCCTGTTCGGTATCCGAGTCAAGGACAGCGACGGCATCAAAAGTTTCGAAAAGGTGGACCTGGAGAATCTGCTGGAGGAGAATACCGAGACGCAGTCGGAACAGGAGAACGAAATCAGAATCTTTCAAAATGCCCTCGATTTTTCGGATATCCTTGTCCGGGACTGCATGGTGCCGCGCGTGGATGTGGAAGCGGTCGATGTGGAGAGTTCCATCGGCGAGATATACGGCCGGTTCATCGAGAGTCAATATTCCCGTATCTTCGTATGGGACGGTTCGATAGACAACATAGTCGGTTATGTGAATATCAAGAGTCTTTTCCGGAATCCCGCCAGTATCCGGGATATTATGATAGGCGTTCGTTACGTGCCGGAGACCATGCCTGCGGAGCGGCTGCTCGAAGAGTTCACCAAGAACAAGATATCGGTGGCGGTCGTTATCGACGAGTTCGGAGGAACGGCGGGCATCATCTCTTTGGAGGATGTGCTTGAGGAGATATTCGGCGAAATAGACGACGAACACGATACGTCCGACATGGTGGAGAGACAGGTGGCCGAGAACGAATATGTCTTTTCCAGTCGTCTGGAGGTAAAATATCTCAATGAGAAATACGGCCTCGGAATAGAGGAGTCCGACGAGTACGAAACGCTTGCGGGGTATATCATTTCCAATGAGAACGGGATTCCTCCGACCGGAGCGGAGGTCAGCATCGGCAACAAATTGATTCGGATACTCAAATCTTCCTCTTCCCGTATCGAACTCGTGAAGGTCAGGCTTTTGTAG
- a CDS encoding SurA N-terminal domain-containing protein produces the protein MASLNTLRTKGGVIVTIVIFVALLAFLIGDVFTSGSSLMNSRKMRVGEINGKNIGYVDFLNEADYMGSIYKMMWGRDAFSAQEQEMVYNLAWEQLIMDNSLKPGFDRMGMTVSEAEQLDMLDGVYLSPVVTSTFVNPSTGLFDPQFMKSFMSSVTGSDGSYAIWAFLRNQMQQERVMSKYLALVEGGFYANALEVAHGVRVSNHTYAADVIGKDYYTVPDSLVNVTQTDIKKYYDDHKEAFKQGASRNIEYVVFDVMPSDEDYAEAKRMVDDIAAEFAGSDAPMQYATLNSQTKPDANYYGEDELSAELAALAFGNGGETMSGPTLNGDEYTVSRVADVRMMPDTLGAKHILLQKGQEKLADSLVAAIRSGADFAALALDNSFDRSVFQNSGDLGRFTPAQVPAEFTDAALAANVGDVYVVESPAGLQVVQLTYKSRPVRKAQIATVTYKVDPSAATIQTAYQKASGFVTAAGGTMEGFNQAVNDAALSKRTVRIRNTDRTISGLENSKEIVRWAFNGKAGDISQIMDIDGDYYVAALVDVKEEGYAPLAQVSAQITKTLLNREKARIIEKEMAGGTLEEAARAADVEVESVSGVKWSAFYIPEVGVEPQLIGAVSAVPAGELSLPVEGVSGVYRFVVTDVQTSGEATDESERVRLNTNALNYVGERTMQALTEESDVTDMRVRFF, from the coding sequence ATGGCAAGTCTTAACACTTTAAGAACCAAAGGAGGCGTGATAGTGACCATCGTGATTTTCGTGGCGCTTCTCGCATTCCTTATCGGCGACGTATTCACCTCCGGCAGCAGCCTGATGAATTCCCGCAAGATGCGTGTGGGCGAAATCAACGGCAAGAACATCGGTTATGTCGATTTCCTGAACGAGGCCGATTACATGGGTTCCATATACAAGATGATGTGGGGCCGCGACGCTTTCTCCGCTCAGGAGCAGGAGATGGTCTATAACCTCGCATGGGAGCAGCTTATCATGGATAATTCGCTCAAACCTGGATTCGACAGGATGGGGATGACGGTTTCGGAGGCGGAACAGTTGGACATGCTCGACGGTGTTTATCTGTCGCCGGTCGTAACCTCTACCTTTGTCAATCCTTCGACGGGGCTGTTCGACCCGCAGTTCATGAAATCCTTCATGAGCAGCGTGACCGGAAGCGATGGTTCGTATGCCATCTGGGCTTTTCTGCGCAATCAGATGCAGCAGGAACGGGTAATGAGCAAGTACCTTGCTCTGGTCGAGGGCGGTTTCTATGCCAACGCGCTGGAGGTGGCTCACGGAGTGAGGGTTTCCAACCATACCTATGCGGCCGACGTCATCGGCAAGGATTACTATACCGTACCCGATTCGTTGGTGAACGTTACCCAGACCGATATCAAAAAGTATTATGACGACCACAAGGAGGCTTTCAAACAGGGTGCTTCGCGCAATATAGAGTATGTGGTGTTCGACGTGATGCCTTCCGATGAGGATTATGCGGAGGCGAAACGCATGGTGGACGACATTGCCGCGGAGTTCGCGGGCAGCGACGCCCCGATGCAGTACGCTACGCTCAATTCCCAGACCAAGCCCGATGCCAATTATTACGGAGAGGACGAACTCTCTGCCGAGTTGGCTGCGCTCGCTTTCGGAAACGGCGGCGAGACGATGAGCGGTCCCACCCTGAACGGCGACGAATATACGGTTTCGCGGGTAGCCGATGTACGCATGATGCCCGACACCCTCGGAGCCAAACATATCCTGCTTCAGAAAGGGCAGGAGAAACTGGCCGACAGCCTCGTTGCCGCCATCCGTTCCGGGGCCGATTTCGCTGCTCTGGCCCTTGACAATTCGTTCGACAGGTCGGTGTTCCAGAATTCGGGCGACCTCGGCAGGTTCACGCCCGCACAGGTACCCGCCGAGTTTACCGATGCCGCCCTTGCGGCCAACGTAGGGGACGTGTACGTCGTGGAGAGCCCTGCCGGACTGCAGGTGGTACAGCTCACCTACAAGAGCCGTCCGGTGCGGAAGGCCCAGATAGCTACCGTGACATATAAGGTGGACCCGAGTGCCGCGACTATCCAGACCGCATACCAGAAAGCCAGCGGTTTCGTTACCGCGGCGGGCGGTACGATGGAGGGCTTCAACCAGGCCGTGAACGATGCCGCACTCTCGAAAAGAACGGTGCGCATCCGCAATACGGACCGTACCATCAGCGGGCTGGAGAACTCGAAGGAGATAGTACGCTGGGCTTTCAACGGAAAGGCGGGCGATATCTCGCAGATTATGGACATAGACGGCGACTATTATGTAGCGGCTCTCGTGGATGTGAAGGAAGAGGGATATGCTCCGCTCGCACAGGTGTCCGCTCAGATAACCAAGACGCTTCTCAACAGGGAGAAGGCCCGTATCATAGAGAAAGAGATGGCAGGCGGTACGCTCGAAGAGGCTGCACGGGCGGCGGATGTGGAGGTCGAGTCCGTGAGCGGTGTCAAATGGAGCGCATTCTATATTCCCGAGGTGGGGGTTGAGCCGCAGCTTATCGGAGCGGTTTCGGCGGTTCCGGCCGGAGAACTTTCGCTGCCGGTAGAGGGGGTAAGCGGCGTATATCGGTTCGTCGTGACCGATGTGCAGACCTCCGGCGAGGCAACCGACGAGAGCGAACGGGTACGTCTCAATACCAATGCGCTGAATTATGTCGGCGAACGTACGATGCAGGCGTTGACGGAAGAGAGCGATGTGACCGATATGCGGGTGCGCTTCTTCTGA
- a CDS encoding GatB/YqeY domain-containing protein — MTLEQRVNDDIKQAMLAKQPERLAALRAVKAAILLEKTSGTAHELTDADVVKLMQKLVKQRRESAELYTSAGRAELAANELAEAGIIEEYLPKQLSAAELEAALRDIIAQTGAVSPADMGKVMGVATKKLAGLADGRAISEAVRRLLN; from the coding sequence ATGACATTGGAACAGCGCGTTAATGACGATATCAAGCAGGCGATGCTTGCGAAACAGCCGGAGCGGCTCGCTGCACTTCGGGCCGTGAAGGCGGCTATCCTGCTGGAGAAGACCTCGGGGACGGCCCACGAACTGACGGATGCCGATGTGGTGAAGCTCATGCAGAAACTCGTGAAGCAGCGGCGGGAGTCTGCGGAGCTCTATACCTCAGCCGGACGTGCCGAGCTTGCAGCAAACGAGCTTGCCGAAGCGGGCATTATCGAGGAGTATCTTCCGAAACAGTTATCCGCCGCGGAGTTGGAGGCGGCGCTCCGCGATATCATTGCCCAGACGGGAGCCGTATCGCCTGCCGACATGGGGAAAGTGATGGGAGTGGCGACCAAGAAGCTGGCCGGCCTGGCGGATGGCAGGGCGATATCCGAGGCTGTCAGGAGGCTGCTGAACTGA
- a CDS encoding DUF2461 domain-containing protein, which yields MKRILDFLRELQEHNDREWFETHRTEYLRVKAATEEFAARLIAGIASFDSTVGDLTPKECTYRIYRDIRFSSDKRPYKSHIGIFISPGGKKSGHSGYYLHIEPEHPERSDGTPSGGPMLVTGLYMPEPAVLKSVREEILFNGEEFVRNIGQAQDFSLNRENALKRVPAGFPTDSPYAEYLRLKDFCLERPVSEAFLLSPALLARVTASFATTAPFNRQLNRAVDFALDEM from the coding sequence ATGAAAAGAATTCTGGATTTCCTGCGCGAACTGCAGGAACACAACGACCGGGAGTGGTTCGAAACACACAGGACGGAATACCTCCGGGTAAAAGCCGCGACGGAAGAGTTCGCCGCACGGCTGATAGCGGGTATCGCCTCGTTCGACAGCACGGTCGGCGACCTCACTCCGAAAGAGTGTACTTACAGAATCTACCGCGACATCCGGTTCAGTTCCGACAAACGGCCCTACAAATCGCACATCGGCATCTTCATATCCCCGGGCGGCAAGAAATCGGGACATTCCGGCTACTATCTTCACATCGAACCGGAACATCCGGAGCGCTCCGACGGCACGCCGTCGGGCGGTCCCATGCTCGTCACGGGACTCTACATGCCCGAACCGGCCGTCCTCAAAAGCGTCCGGGAAGAGATTCTGTTCAACGGCGAAGAGTTCGTCCGCAATATCGGACAGGCACAGGACTTCTCGCTCAACCGGGAGAATGCACTCAAACGGGTACCGGCCGGTTTTCCGACAGACTCCCCCTATGCCGAGTACCTCCGGCTGAAAGATTTCTGTCTGGAGAGGCCAGTCAGCGAAGCCTTCCTGCTCTCCCCCGCCCTGCTCGCAAGGGTGACAGCGAGTTTCGCCACCACCGCGCCCTTCAACCGACAGCTCAACCGGGCGGTGGATTTCGCACTCGACGAAATGTAA
- the ftsY gene encoding signal recognition particle-docking protein FtsY: MALFNIFKKKKEEAGPEEQVSRQQELNEGLKKTKEGIFGKLARAVAGRSQVDEAMLDDLEEVLITSDVGVDTTVKIIRNIEARVARDKYMNSGELKSILREEISALLQQSDSRRDSFGLDVKEGAPYVVMVVGVNGVGKTTTIGKLAAQLVRAGKKVYIGAADTFRAAAIDQLQVWADRAGATMIKQEMGADPASVAFDTLKSAVANGADVVLIDTAGRLHNKVGLMNELTKIRNVMAKVIPDAPHEVMLVLDGSTGQNAFEQARQFTDATQVTSLAVTKLDGTAKGGVIIGISDQFRIPVRYIGIGEGIDQLKIFDRQEFVNALFGE; encoded by the coding sequence ATGGCACTGTTCAACATATTCAAGAAGAAAAAGGAGGAGGCCGGGCCCGAGGAGCAGGTTTCCCGGCAGCAGGAGCTAAACGAGGGACTGAAAAAGACCAAAGAGGGAATTTTCGGCAAGCTCGCCCGTGCCGTGGCCGGCAGGTCTCAGGTGGACGAGGCGATGCTCGACGACTTGGAGGAGGTGCTCATCACCTCCGATGTGGGGGTAGATACCACCGTGAAGATAATCCGCAACATCGAGGCCCGCGTGGCGCGCGACAAATATATGAATTCCGGAGAGCTCAAGTCCATTCTTCGCGAGGAGATAAGTGCTCTGCTGCAGCAGAGTGACAGCCGCCGCGACAGCTTCGGACTGGACGTGAAGGAGGGTGCTCCCTATGTCGTGATGGTGGTAGGGGTGAACGGTGTCGGCAAGACCACTACGATAGGCAAGCTGGCAGCCCAGCTCGTGCGTGCGGGCAAGAAGGTCTATATCGGTGCGGCGGATACGTTCCGGGCGGCCGCCATCGACCAGCTTCAGGTATGGGCCGACCGGGCGGGGGCGACGATGATAAAACAGGAGATGGGGGCGGACCCCGCTTCCGTGGCTTTCGATACGCTCAAGTCGGCCGTTGCCAACGGGGCGGATGTCGTATTGATAGATACGGCCGGCCGGCTGCACAACAAGGTCGGTCTGATGAATGAACTGACGAAGATACGCAACGTGATGGCCAAGGTTATCCCCGATGCTCCGCACGAGGTGATGCTCGTGCTGGACGGCAGTACGGGGCAGAATGCCTTCGAGCAGGCGCGGCAGTTCACCGATGCTACGCAGGTCACCTCCCTCGCCGTCACGAAGCTCGACGGTACGGCCAAGGGGGGTGTCATCATCGGCATCAGCGACCAGTTCAGGATTCCGGTGCGCTACATCGGTATCGGGGAGGGTATCGACCAGTTGAAGATTTTCGACCGGCAGGAGTTCGTGAACGCCCTGTTCGGCGAATAG
- the rimO gene encoding 30S ribosomal protein S12 methylthiotransferase RimO — translation MMGKVKGKKINVVTLGCSKNVVDSEHVMAQLAAAGYDVVFDSNGTEARTVVVNTCGFIGDAKEESINTILGFVRAKEEGAIDRLFVIGCLSERYAEELRREIPEVDAYFGARDFSGVVRALTGSEGGAPATERMLTTPGHYAYLKISEGCNWRCAYCAIPLIRGPHVSVPEEQVLEEAGRLVRRGVKELIVVAQDTTYYGVDLYGERRLGRLLRRLAAIPGVEWVRLHYTYPTGFPDDVLAAMREEPKICRYIDIPLQHIADRQLSAMRRGITKRGTEELIARLRREVPGIAIRTTLLVGFPGESEEDFAELTDFVERQRFERLGVFPYSAEEGTPSAEMADDVPEEVKQARVERIMELQRNISHEANVARIGRKLRVVVDRREGDYYVARSEYDSPEVDQEILIPVAEGRLLPGEFRVVVVTACEEYDLYGRLA, via the coding sequence ATGATGGGAAAAGTAAAGGGAAAAAAGATAAATGTCGTTACGCTCGGCTGTTCCAAAAACGTGGTGGACTCCGAGCATGTTATGGCGCAGTTGGCTGCAGCGGGATATGACGTGGTGTTCGATTCCAACGGGACGGAGGCACGGACGGTGGTGGTCAATACATGCGGGTTCATAGGCGATGCCAAGGAGGAGTCCATCAATACCATTCTCGGTTTCGTGAGGGCCAAGGAGGAGGGAGCGATTGACCGGCTCTTCGTGATAGGCTGCCTGAGCGAGCGGTATGCCGAGGAGCTGCGGCGCGAGATTCCCGAAGTGGACGCCTATTTCGGAGCACGCGACTTTTCCGGCGTAGTGCGGGCCTTGACCGGCAGCGAAGGGGGCGCGCCTGCGACGGAACGGATGCTGACGACGCCAGGACACTACGCCTACCTGAAAATTTCGGAAGGGTGCAATTGGCGGTGTGCCTATTGTGCCATTCCTCTTATCCGCGGACCCCATGTATCCGTTCCGGAGGAGCAGGTGCTTGAAGAGGCCGGGAGATTGGTGCGCCGCGGGGTAAAGGAGCTGATAGTGGTGGCGCAGGATACCACCTACTACGGTGTGGACCTTTACGGAGAACGCCGTCTGGGCCGTTTATTGCGTCGTTTGGCCGCCATACCCGGCGTAGAGTGGGTAAGACTTCACTATACCTATCCGACCGGTTTCCCCGACGATGTGCTTGCCGCCATGCGGGAGGAGCCGAAGATATGCCGTTACATTGATATACCGCTCCAGCATATCGCAGACCGGCAGCTTTCGGCCATGCGGCGCGGCATCACGAAACGGGGTACAGAGGAGCTCATCGCCCGGCTGCGGCGGGAGGTGCCCGGTATTGCTATCCGGACGACGCTGCTCGTGGGATTTCCGGGTGAGAGCGAGGAAGATTTTGCGGAGCTCACGGATTTCGTGGAGCGCCAGCGGTTCGAACGTCTCGGCGTGTTTCCCTATTCGGCCGAGGAGGGAACGCCTTCGGCGGAGATGGCCGACGATGTGCCTGAAGAGGTTAAGCAGGCCCGGGTGGAGCGTATCATGGAGCTGCAGCGCAACATTTCGCACGAGGCGAACGTTGCAAGGATAGGCAGGAAGCTCCGGGTGGTGGTGGACCGCCGGGAAGGCGATTACTATGTGGCCCGTTCGGAATACGATTCGCCGGAGGTAGACCAGGAGATACTGATACCGGTTGCCGAAGGCCGGCTCCTCCCCGGAGAGTTCCGGGTGGTGGTCGTCACGGCATGCGAGGAGTACGACCTTTACGGCAGACTCGCGTGA
- a CDS encoding cell division protein ZapA, translating to MQKFNIRLNVAGKSYALGIEREKEEIFRRAEKEVNRLTAAVESQYMADREDYLAVVALQLAVKVVELEASRSLGRDIDELDALNRRLDEHLNRLR from the coding sequence ATGCAGAAATTCAATATCAGGTTGAATGTAGCCGGCAAGAGCTACGCACTCGGCATAGAACGCGAAAAGGAAGAGATATTCAGGCGGGCGGAGAAAGAGGTCAATCGCCTGACAGCCGCGGTCGAGTCGCAGTATATGGCCGACCGGGAGGATTACCTCGCAGTAGTGGCGTTACAGCTTGCCGTCAAGGTCGTGGAGCTCGAAGCGAGCCGCAGCCTCGGACGGGACATAGATGAGCTCGATGCGTTGAACCGCAGACTGGACGAACATCTCAACAGGCTCAGGTAG
- the rny gene encoding ribonuclease Y — translation MLATILACVISAVAAIGVYILVTNVIFKKSLKKKREAILKEAEAEGEVIKKEKILQAKEKFIQLKSDHDRAVNERNQKLNQREQGIKQQESSLGQQQQELERRMRENDKLKEQMESHIAVLERRKEEADRMIKEQNVRLEQISGMSSEEAKNILMENMRSEAKTAAMAYINETVEEAKMSANKEAKRIVVQTIQRVATETAIENSVTVFNIESDEVKGRIIGREGRNIRALEAATGIEIIVDDTPEAIILSGFDPVRREIARLALHQLVTDGRIHPARIEEVVAKVQKQIEEEIVEVGKRTTIDLGIHGLHPELIRLIGKMKYRSSYGQNLLQHSRETANLCGIMAAELGLNPKLARRAGLLHDIGKVPDDEPELPHAIIGMKLAEKYKEKPEVCNAIGSHHDEMEMTSLIAPIVQVCDAISGARPGARREVVESYIKRLKEMEDIAMAYPGVMKTYAIQAGRELRVIVGSEKISDQEADALSHDIAKKIQDEMTYPGQVKITVIRETRSVSYAK, via the coding sequence ATGTTAGCAACAATACTTGCCTGCGTTATCAGTGCGGTGGCTGCCATAGGCGTCTACATTCTGGTAACGAACGTCATATTCAAGAAGAGCCTGAAAAAGAAACGGGAGGCTATTCTCAAAGAGGCGGAGGCCGAAGGAGAGGTCATCAAGAAGGAGAAGATACTTCAGGCCAAGGAGAAGTTCATTCAGCTCAAGAGCGACCACGACCGTGCGGTGAATGAGCGCAACCAGAAGCTCAATCAGCGCGAACAGGGTATCAAGCAGCAGGAGAGCAGTCTGGGGCAGCAGCAGCAGGAACTCGAACGCCGGATGCGCGAGAACGACAAGCTCAAAGAGCAGATGGAGAGCCACATTGCCGTGCTGGAACGGCGGAAGGAGGAGGCCGACCGGATGATAAAGGAACAGAATGTCCGGTTGGAGCAGATAAGCGGCATGAGCAGTGAGGAGGCTAAGAATATCCTGATGGAGAATATGCGCTCCGAAGCGAAGACAGCTGCCATGGCCTATATCAACGAGACCGTCGAGGAGGCGAAGATGAGCGCCAACAAGGAGGCGAAACGGATTGTCGTGCAGACCATCCAGCGGGTGGCGACCGAGACGGCGATTGAGAATTCGGTGACGGTGTTCAACATCGAGAGCGACGAGGTGAAAGGGCGTATCATCGGGCGCGAGGGACGCAATATCCGGGCTCTCGAAGCGGCAACCGGAATCGAAATCATCGTGGACGATACCCCGGAAGCGATTATTCTTTCCGGTTTCGACCCGGTACGCAGGGAGATAGCGCGGCTCGCGCTGCACCAGCTCGTTACCGACGGTCGTATTCATCCGGCCCGCATCGAAGAGGTCGTGGCCAAAGTTCAGAAACAGATAGAGGAAGAGATAGTCGAGGTGGGCAAACGGACCACCATCGACCTCGGCATCCATGGCTTGCATCCGGAACTCATTCGCTTGATAGGCAAGATGAAATACCGCTCGTCATACGGACAGAACCTTTTGCAGCACTCCCGCGAAACGGCCAACCTTTGCGGTATCATGGCCGCCGAACTCGGTCTCAATCCGAAGCTCGCCCGGCGGGCCGGTCTGCTGCACGACATTGGCAAGGTGCCCGATGACGAACCGGAACTGCCGCACGCTATCATCGGTATGAAGCTGGCGGAGAAATACAAGGAGAAACCCGAAGTATGCAACGCCATCGGTTCGCACCATGACGAGATGGAGATGACTTCGCTGATAGCTCCGATTGTGCAGGTATGCGATGCCATTTCGGGTGCACGTCCCGGTGCTCGCCGGGAGGTGGTGGAGTCCTATATCAAGCGACTGAAGGAGATGGAGGATATCGCCATGGCCTATCCGGGTGTGATGAAGACCTATGCGATACAGGCCGGCCGCGAATTGCGTGTCATCGTGGGGAGTGAGAAGATTTCCGACCAGGAGGCCGATGCGCTGTCGCATGATATAGCCAAGAAGATACAGGACGAGATGACCTATCCGGGTCAGGTGAAGATAACCGTGATACGCGAAACGCGTTCGGTAAGTTACGCGAAATAG